One Triticum dicoccoides isolate Atlit2015 ecotype Zavitan chromosome 5B, WEW_v2.0, whole genome shotgun sequence genomic window carries:
- the LOC119312116 gene encoding dnaJ protein homolog, producing the protein MFGRGPPKKSDSTRYYEILGVPKDASQDDLKKAYRKAAIKNHPDKGGDPEKFKELAQAYEVLSDPEKREIYDQYVEDALKEGMGGGGMHDPFDIFQSFFGGGGNPFGGGGSSRGRRQRRGEDVVHPLKVSLEELYNGTSKKLSLARNVLCSKCNGKGSKSGASMKCAGCQGAGYKVQIRQLGPGMIQQMQQPCNECRGSGETISDKDRCGQCKGEKVVHEKKVLEVVVEKGMQHGQKITFPGEADEAPDTVTGDIIFVLQQKEHPKFKRKGDDLFYEHTLTLTEALCGFQYVLAHLDGRQLLIKSNPGEVVKPDSFKAINDEGMPMYQRPFMKGKLYIHFTVDFPDSLSLDQCKALETVLPPKPASQYTDMELDECEETMAYDIDIEEEMRRRQQQQAQEAYDEDEDMPGGGGQRVQCAQQ; encoded by the exons ATGTTCGGGCGCGGGCCGCCGAAGAAGAGCGACAGCACGCGCTACTACGAGATCCTGGGCGTGCCCAAGGACGCGTCCCAGGACGACCTCAAGAAGGCCTACCGCAAGGCCGCCATCAAGAACCACCCCGACAAGGGCGGCGACCCAGAGAAG TTCAAGGAGCTAGCTCAGGCTTATGAGGTCCTGAGTGATCCTGAGAAGCGGGAGATCTATGATCAATATGTTGAGGATGCCCTCAAGGAGGGAATGGGAGGTGGAGGGATGCATGATCCGTTCGACATCTTCCAGTCATTCTTTGGTGGTGGTGGCAACCCCTTTGGAG GTGGAGGGAGCAGCAGGGGCAGGCGGCAGCGCAGGGGTGAGGATGTGGTCCATCCTCTGAAGGTTAGCCTTGAGGAGTTGTACAATGGAACATCAAAGAAGCTATCTCTTGCCCGCAACGTGCTCTGCTCGAAGTGCAATGG CAAGGGTTCAAAGTCTGGGGCTTCCATGAAGTGTGCCGGCTGCCAAGGTGCTGGTTACAAGGTGCAGATAAGGCAGCTGGGACCAGGAATGATTCAGCAAATGCAGCAGCCTTGCAACGAGTGCAGGGGAAGTGGGGAGACCATCAGCGATAAGGATCGCTGCGGGCAGTGCAAAGGTGAGAAGGTGGTGCACGAGAAGAAAGTCCTGGAGGTGGTTGTCGAGAAGGGAATGCAGCATGGACAGAAGATCACCTTCCCGGGCGAGGCGGATGAAGCG CCTGATACCGTTACTGGAGACATAATCTTCGTCCTCCAGCAGAAGGAGCACCCCAAATTCAAGCGGAAGGGCGATGACCTCTTCTACGAGCACACCCTGACCCTGACCGAGGCCCTGTGTGGCTTCCAATATGTCCTGGCTCATTTGGACGGCAGGCAGCTGCTCATCAAGTCCAACCCTGGCGAAGTGGTCAAGCCTG ATTCATTCAAGGCGATCAACGACGAGGGCATGCCCATGTACCAGAGGCCCTTCATGAAGGGCAAGCTGTACATCCACTTCACGGTGGATTTCCCCGACTCGCTGAGCCTGGACCAGTGCAAGGCGCTCGAGACTGTCCTCCCGCCCAAGCCGGCGTCGCAGTACACGGACATGGAGCTGGACGAGTGCGAGGAGACGATGGCCTATGACATTGACATCGAGGAGGAGATGcggaggcggcagcagcagcaggcacAGGAGGCCTACGACGAGGACGAGGACATGCCCGGTGGCGGCGGCCAGCGGGTGCAGTGCGCCCAGCAGTAG